One part of the Microbacterium aurugineum genome encodes these proteins:
- a CDS encoding penicillin acylase family protein, which translates to MTTDSQASAAPARPSLGVRIGRIAFLVVAAVVVVAVAAAFFVTWTIQRSFPQTAGTLELDGLQAEVTVQRDARGIPTITADSTDDLFYAQGFVHAQDRFFEMDFRRHVTAGRVAEMFGESQAATDAFLRTLGWRDVAEAEVEAMDDTTRGYYEAYADGVNAYLASRSGAELSLEYAVLGIQNPDYAPEPWEPADSVAWLKAMAWDLRGNIENETERSLLAAESSEADETTTETGDLLAQLYPDYPFDENPVIVPKISTVPTLDTGAEPAAYTLPETEGQIQQATTTIEWTETSSVIEAASELVGDVGEGIGSNSWVVSGDLTESGAPLLANDPHLGASLPSVWYQVQLTCSTVDDDCPFDVSGFSFSGLPGIVIGHNSQVAWGFTNLTTDVTDLYVERVVGDEYWRDGKLVPLEQRTETIKVAGSDDIELTIRSTVHGPIISGLTDDFTAIADDPAPALDAGGATTPAPGAEDDAEYAVSLRWTALDPGTTATAIFALGTAQDFEDFRYAASLFDVPAQNLIYADTEGNIGYQTPGRLPIRGAGDGWMPQPGWDSSYDWTGYIPFEELPVSYNPSSGYIVTANNAIVADDYSYFLSRDWDYGYRAARIAHLIERRAAAAPLTAQDMRDIQMDNEMWIGKHLVTVMGDVEVSGAGPKDAVELLTTWDAQNSASSAAAAYANVLWSNLVQNIFAEREQPLPIDGQGRLFTVVADLFEDPSDPLWTNTALGVDGMDSMLKLSAEQAYEELSALQGEDVLRWNWGDLHAITLTSDTLGSSGIAPIEALFNRGPFPVGGGASVVNATGWALGVSYATTTVPSMRMVVDLSDFDASTWNHLTGASGHAFHANYTDQTEDWAAGVQTPWAFTEKAVTGATVDTLVLTPAG; encoded by the coding sequence ATGACGACCGATTCACAGGCATCCGCCGCACCCGCACGCCCCTCCCTGGGAGTCCGGATCGGACGCATCGCGTTCCTGGTGGTGGCCGCTGTCGTCGTGGTCGCCGTGGCCGCGGCGTTCTTCGTGACCTGGACGATCCAACGCTCCTTCCCGCAGACAGCCGGCACACTGGAGCTCGATGGGCTCCAGGCCGAGGTCACGGTGCAGCGAGACGCCCGCGGCATCCCGACGATCACGGCGGACTCCACCGACGACCTCTTCTATGCCCAGGGCTTCGTGCACGCCCAGGACCGGTTCTTCGAGATGGACTTCCGCCGCCACGTGACCGCGGGCCGAGTCGCGGAGATGTTCGGGGAGTCGCAGGCCGCGACCGATGCGTTCCTGCGCACCCTCGGCTGGCGCGACGTCGCCGAGGCCGAGGTCGAGGCGATGGACGACACCACGCGCGGTTACTACGAGGCCTACGCCGACGGGGTCAACGCCTACCTCGCTTCCCGCTCCGGAGCGGAGCTGTCGCTTGAATATGCAGTTCTCGGCATACAGAACCCGGACTACGCACCCGAGCCGTGGGAACCCGCCGACTCGGTCGCCTGGCTCAAGGCGATGGCCTGGGACCTCCGGGGCAACATCGAGAACGAGACCGAGCGCTCGCTCCTCGCCGCCGAGTCGAGCGAGGCCGACGAGACGACCACCGAGACCGGCGACCTGCTCGCGCAGCTCTACCCCGACTATCCGTTCGACGAGAATCCGGTGATCGTCCCCAAGATCTCCACGGTGCCGACTCTCGACACCGGCGCGGAGCCCGCCGCCTACACGCTCCCCGAGACCGAGGGCCAGATCCAGCAGGCGACCACGACGATCGAGTGGACCGAGACGTCGAGCGTCATCGAGGCGGCGAGCGAACTCGTCGGCGATGTGGGCGAGGGGATCGGCTCGAACTCCTGGGTGGTCTCCGGCGACCTCACCGAGAGCGGTGCACCGTTGCTGGCGAATGATCCGCACCTCGGCGCCTCCCTCCCTTCGGTCTGGTACCAGGTGCAGCTCACCTGCTCGACCGTGGACGACGACTGCCCGTTCGACGTCAGCGGCTTCTCGTTCTCGGGATTGCCCGGCATCGTGATCGGGCACAACAGCCAGGTCGCCTGGGGCTTCACCAACCTCACGACAGATGTCACCGACCTCTACGTCGAGCGCGTCGTCGGCGACGAGTACTGGCGCGACGGGAAGCTGGTACCGCTCGAGCAGCGCACCGAGACGATCAAGGTCGCCGGCTCCGACGACATCGAGTTGACCATCCGCTCGACCGTGCACGGGCCGATCATCTCGGGGCTCACCGACGACTTCACAGCGATCGCCGACGACCCCGCACCCGCCCTCGACGCCGGTGGTGCCACCACTCCCGCGCCCGGCGCAGAGGACGACGCCGAGTACGCGGTCAGCCTGCGCTGGACCGCCCTCGACCCGGGCACGACAGCGACCGCGATCTTCGCCCTGGGCACTGCGCAGGACTTCGAGGACTTCCGCTACGCCGCGTCCCTCTTCGACGTGCCGGCCCAGAACCTGATCTACGCCGACACGGAGGGCAACATCGGCTACCAGACGCCCGGCCGACTCCCGATCCGGGGCGCCGGCGACGGGTGGATGCCGCAGCCAGGATGGGACAGCAGCTACGACTGGACCGGGTACATCCCGTTCGAGGAACTGCCGGTGTCGTACAACCCCAGCTCGGGGTACATCGTGACCGCGAACAACGCGATCGTGGCGGATGACTACTCCTACTTCCTCTCCCGCGACTGGGACTACGGGTACCGGGCGGCGCGCATCGCGCACCTGATCGAACGACGCGCGGCGGCCGCTCCGCTGACCGCCCAGGACATGCGCGACATCCAGATGGACAACGAGATGTGGATCGGCAAGCACCTCGTGACCGTGATGGGCGACGTCGAGGTGAGCGGAGCCGGACCGAAGGACGCCGTGGAACTGCTGACGACATGGGACGCCCAGAACTCGGCATCCTCCGCCGCGGCCGCCTATGCCAACGTGCTCTGGTCGAACCTCGTGCAGAACATCTTCGCCGAACGTGAACAGCCGCTCCCCATCGACGGACAGGGCAGGCTCTTCACGGTGGTGGCCGACTTGTTCGAGGACCCGTCCGACCCGCTGTGGACCAACACAGCGCTCGGCGTCGACGGGATGGACTCCATGCTGAAGCTCTCGGCGGAACAGGCCTACGAGGAGCTCTCCGCGCTGCAGGGTGAAGACGTCCTGCGGTGGAACTGGGGCGACCTCCACGCGATCACCCTCACGAGCGACACCCTCGGCTCCTCCGGCATCGCACCGATCGAAGCGCTGTTCAACCGGGGCCCGTTCCCCGTGGGCGGCGGAGCGTCCGTGGTGAACGCGACCGGATGGGCGCTCGGCGTCTCGTACGCGACGACGACGGTGCCCTCGATGCGCATGGTCGTCGACCTCTCGGACTTCGATGCGTCGACCTGGAACCACCTCACCGGGGCGTCCGGCCACGCCTTCCACGCGAACTACACCGACCAGACCGAGGACTGGGCCGCCGGCGTGCAGACGCCGTGGGCCTTCACCGAGAAGGCCGTCACAGGGGCGACCGTCGACACCCTGGTGCTGACCCCGGCCGGCTGA
- a CDS encoding alpha/beta fold hydrolase codes for MPSSYLAPKGTPATLLEFEHGGATLIAETFGEGPHTYLLLHGIGMGRSVYLDIVQRLEGRVIALDLPGFGEAPEPTRTLTMERHADLVAAYLTHVGASPVIVIGHSMGSQIAAELAARHPSLVEGVVLAGPTVNKAARNVGAQARYLLLDLIGERPLVLWRGAREYLRGGPHLIRKMRATIVHEPEDAFVRIECPVLVLRGESDPLAPLSWCREILDAIPGAALEVIPDHGHGTLISDSEPAARLIHEFAARL; via the coding sequence GTGCCATCCAGTTACCTCGCCCCGAAGGGCACTCCCGCCACGCTCCTGGAGTTCGAGCACGGGGGTGCGACGCTCATCGCAGAGACGTTCGGGGAAGGCCCCCACACCTATCTGCTCCTGCACGGCATCGGCATGGGACGCAGCGTCTACCTCGACATCGTGCAGCGGCTCGAGGGGCGCGTGATCGCACTCGACCTCCCCGGATTCGGTGAGGCGCCCGAACCGACGCGCACCCTCACCATGGAGCGGCACGCCGACCTGGTCGCGGCCTATCTGACGCACGTGGGGGCGAGTCCGGTCATCGTGATCGGCCACTCGATGGGAAGTCAGATCGCGGCCGAGCTCGCGGCGCGGCATCCCTCCCTCGTCGAAGGCGTGGTGCTGGCCGGCCCCACGGTGAACAAGGCGGCGCGCAACGTCGGCGCCCAGGCGCGGTACCTGCTGCTCGACCTGATCGGCGAACGCCCGTTGGTGCTCTGGCGCGGGGCGAGGGAGTACCTGCGCGGCGGCCCGCACCTGATCCGGAAGATGCGCGCGACCATCGTGCACGAGCCCGAAGACGCGTTCGTCCGCATCGAGTGCCCCGTGCTCGTGCTCCGCGGTGAGAGCGACCCGTTGGCGCCGCTGAGCTGGTGCCGCGAAATCCTCGACGCCATCCCCGGCGCCGCCCTCGAAGTCATCCCCGACCACGGTCACGGCACCCTGATCAGCGACTCCGAGCCCGCAGCCCGGCTGATCCACGAGTTCGCCGCCCGCCTCTGA